Proteins encoded together in one Falco biarmicus isolate bFalBia1 chromosome 4, bFalBia1.pri, whole genome shotgun sequence window:
- the IGSF6 gene encoding immunoglobulin superfamily member 6 isoform X3, giving the protein MASLRQLKNVIMLAFDWILYGAGATDICRVTVTQPRYQEADYSMHTVFLTCAFSASGCSSTPPQVLWFRFLTNEHQDLCTPGCTDHQKYTVHLSGNNSSLQINDLTVDDNAVYICGIAFLDSSSPHSKQTGDGTVLTKTGAEKQISNGKLIFMIIASSLLFLYSTTVFTFFVVYKLKPKLLKRSGNEDQRPENSKICSGRKIFQAIAQELQKQRYAEHCQQPILHST; this is encoded by the exons ATGGCATCTTTGCGCCAGTTAAAAAATGTGATAATGCTGGCATTTGACTGGATTCTGTACGGTGCTg GTGCTACAGATATCTGCCGAGTGACTGTAACACAACCCAGATATCAGGAAGCTGACTACTCCATGCACACCGTGTTCCTCACATGCGCTTTCTCTGCTTCTGGATGCTCCTCAACCCCACCTCAAGTTCTATGGTTTCGCTTTTTAACTAATGAACATCAGGATTTGTGTACTCCTGGATGCACAGATCATCAGAAGTACACAGTACATTTATCAGGAAATAATAGTTCACTTCAGATCAATGATCTAACTGTAGATGACAATGCTGTTTATATCTGTGGAATAGCATTTCTAGATTCAAGTTCACCCCATTCTAAACAAACAGGAGATGGAACAGTACTAACAAAGACAG gagcagagaagcagaTCAGCAATGGAAAACTCATCTTCATGATCATCGCCTCATCCTTACTGTTTCTATACAGCACTACCGTATTCACATTCTTTGTAGTCTACAAG TTAAAACCAAAGCTGCTAAAGAGAAGCGGGAATGAAGACCAAAGACCAGAGAACAGT AAAATCTGTAGCGGACGAAAAATTTTTCAAGCAATAGCCCAAGAACTTCAAAAGCAGAGGTACGCTGAACACTGCCAACAGCCT
- the IGSF6 gene encoding immunoglobulin superfamily member 6 isoform X2, with the protein MASLRQLKNVIMLAFDWILYGAGATDICRVTVTQPRYQEADYSMHTVFLTCAFSASGCSSTPPQVLWFRFLTNEHQDLCTPGCTDHQKYTVHLSGNNSSLQINDLTVDDNAVYICGIAFLDSSSPHSKQTGDGTVLTKTGAEKQISNGKLIFMIIASSLLFLYSTTVFTFFVVYKLKPKLLKRSGNEDQRPENSKICSGRKIFQAIAQELQKQRYAEHCQQPDDVEDNTVYQNR; encoded by the exons ATGGCATCTTTGCGCCAGTTAAAAAATGTGATAATGCTGGCATTTGACTGGATTCTGTACGGTGCTg GTGCTACAGATATCTGCCGAGTGACTGTAACACAACCCAGATATCAGGAAGCTGACTACTCCATGCACACCGTGTTCCTCACATGCGCTTTCTCTGCTTCTGGATGCTCCTCAACCCCACCTCAAGTTCTATGGTTTCGCTTTTTAACTAATGAACATCAGGATTTGTGTACTCCTGGATGCACAGATCATCAGAAGTACACAGTACATTTATCAGGAAATAATAGTTCACTTCAGATCAATGATCTAACTGTAGATGACAATGCTGTTTATATCTGTGGAATAGCATTTCTAGATTCAAGTTCACCCCATTCTAAACAAACAGGAGATGGAACAGTACTAACAAAGACAG gagcagagaagcagaTCAGCAATGGAAAACTCATCTTCATGATCATCGCCTCATCCTTACTGTTTCTATACAGCACTACCGTATTCACATTCTTTGTAGTCTACAAG TTAAAACCAAAGCTGCTAAAGAGAAGCGGGAATGAAGACCAAAGACCAGAGAACAGT AAAATCTGTAGCGGACGAAAAATTTTTCAAGCAATAGCCCAAGAACTTCAAAAGCAGAGGTACGCTGAACACTGCCAACAGCCT